A region from the Panicum hallii strain FIL2 chromosome 1, PHallii_v3.1, whole genome shotgun sequence genome encodes:
- the LOC112875227 gene encoding uncharacterized protein LOC112875227, with protein MQELFLNSSADGSLAMDANTCINETQADEDNDYDDDICNDLSSYAPPEDNLGDDSDTLSSPISGQPSMASQVAEHSSSSLGVKRLRSEGKAHKRDVRPKSRMSRVGDAITTTLVELQNDIKKPPPPPPPMRSSDDILWQRLENMTLTTDQKLMVGTFLASKEQNGMGSVLSGSSEVTFQSWVFKFLNDSGM; from the coding sequence ATGCAAGAACTATTCCTTAACAGCAGTGCTGATGGTTCTCTTGCCATGGACGCCAACACTTGTATCAATGAGACACAAGCTGATGAAGATAATGATTATGATGATGACATATGCAATGACTTGTCCAGCTATGCTCCGCCTGAAGATAATCTAGGTGATGATTCAGACACTTTATCTTCTCCTATAAGTGGCCAGCCCAGCATGGCATCCCAAGTGGCTGAGCATAGCTCATCTAGCTTGGGAGTCAAGCGTCTAAGAAGTGAGGGAAAAGCACACAAGAGAGATGTGAGACCAAAGAGCCGCATGTCTAGGGTAGGAGATGCAATCACAACTACTTTAGTGGAACTTCAAAATGACATTAAgaagccaccaccacctccaccacctaTGCGCAGCTCTGATGATATATTATGGCAAAGACTTGAGAACATGACTTTAACTACTGACCAAAAGCTGATGGTAGGAACATTTCTAGCATCCAAAGAACAAAATGGGATGGGTAGTGTCTTATCAGGCTCATCCGAGGTAACATTTCAGTCATGGGTTTTCAAGTTTCTTAATGATTCGGGGATGTGA